One genomic segment of Strix aluco isolate bStrAlu1 chromosome 7, bStrAlu1.hap1, whole genome shotgun sequence includes these proteins:
- the ABCC2 gene encoding ATP-binding cassette sub-family C member 2 isoform X1, with the protein MSAALEEFCGSIFWNASYLTRPDADLPVCFQQTVLVWVPLGFFWILAPWQLLPMCKSRTKKSSVTKLYIIKQVLATLLMLTAVAELALAFVEDTEQDPLPAVQYTNPSLYIATWLLVLLIHDARRFCLCRDSGILFCFWTLSLLCGILPFQSLLRRALQAPISDVPRFVLFFISYGLQLLLFLVSGFSDIAPETKEITKKNPEVTASFLSSITFEWYTSMVFKGYRKPLEIEDIWELKGKDKTQAIYAVWEKNMKTAVRKAQAELEKRKRKKRRQKADPDHGNNMSNAQSQDILVLEEKQPKRKKKGDKGDSGPRKDFPRGWLVKTLCKTFWQNLLLSVAFKLVHDGLVFVSPQLLKLLIAFVSDEASFAWQGYLYAILLFLTALIQSLCLQQYFSLCFQLGIKVRASLIAAIYKKALTMSSATRKESTVGETVNLMSADAQRFMDMANFVHQLWSSPLQIILSIVFLWGELGPSVLAGIAVMVLLIPINGFLVAKAKTIQVRNMKNKDERMKIMSEILNGIKILKLFAWEPSFEKRVNEIRAHELKDLVNFSYLQSISIFVFTCAPFLVSLASFAVYVLVDENNILDAQKAFTAISLFNVLRFPMAMLPLVLSSLVQTNVSTARLERYLGGEDLDSSAIHHNPIAGSAVRFSEATFAWEQDGNAAIRDVTLDIAPGSLVAVVGAVGSGKSSLVSAMLGEMENIKGHINIQGSLAYVPQQAWIQNATLKDNILFGSELDEARYQQVIKACALLPDLELLPAGDQTEIGEKGINLSGGQKQRVSLARAVYSNADIYILDDPLSAVDAHVGKYLFKHVLGPKGLLQKKTRILVTHSISFLPQVDNIVVLVAGAVSEHGSYSTLLANRGAFAQFLNLYGSQEEDASEKNTTAVALAGDEEQSDEDIEPIVEESLDDVVTMTLKREASIRQREFSRSLSKRSTNSWNKAQEEPPKKLKGQQLIEKEAVETGKVKFSMYLRYLHAVGLWYSFCVAVGYVGQYAAFVGTNLWLSAWTDDAERYLNQTYPVEQRDLRIGVFGALGVSQALFLLFATLLSAHGAMRASRVMHQQLLSNILRVPMSFFDTTPTGRIVNRFAKDIFTIDETIPMSFRSWLSCFMAIISTLLMISLATPFFALIIIPLSIVYYFVLRFYVSTSRQLRRLDSVTRSPIYSHFGETVSGLSVIRAYGHQQRFLKQNESTMDINQKSVHSWIVSNRWLAIRLEFIGSLVVFFSGLLAVISKGTLEGGIVGLSVSSALNVTQTLNWLVRMSSELETNIVAVERVHEYTKVKNEAPWVTEKRPPCGWPSKGEIQFVDYKVRYRPELELVLQGITCNIAGTEKVGVVGRTGAGKSSLTNCLFRLLEAAGGSILIDEVDIATIGLHDLRQNLTIIPQDPVLFTGTLRMNLDPFDQYTDEEVWKALELAHLKTYVQDLPEGLLHLVSEGGENLSVGQRQLVCLARAVLRKAKILILDEATAAVDLETDNLIQTTIRSEFADCTVLTIAHRLHTIMDSNRVMVLQAGRIVEYDSPEELLKKQGVFSVMAKDAGIVNTETTTL; encoded by the exons ATGTCAGCAGCCCTGGAGGAGTTCTGTGGTTCCATCTTTTGG AATGCCTCCTACCTCACTCGTCCGGATGCCGACCTACCCGTGTGCTTCCAGCAGACTGTGCTGGTCTGGGTCCCCCTTGGCTTCTTCTGGATTTTAGCTCCATGGCAGCTCCTGCCCATGTGCAAATCCAGAACCAAGAAATCATCTGTGACCAAACTCTACATCATCAAACAG GTGCTGGCTACCTTGCTAATGCTGACAGCAGTGGCGGAGTTGGCCCTGGCATTTGTAGAGGACACAGAGCAGGACCCCCTGCCAGCTGTCCAGTACACAAATCCCAGCCTGTACATCGCCACCTGG CTCCTGGTCCTGCTGATCCACGATGCGCGACGCTTCTGCTTGTGCAGAGACTCAGGGATACTTTTCTGCTTCTGGACGCTGTCCCTGCTCTGTGGGATATTGCCATTTCAGTCACTCCTCCGGAGAGCCCTGCAG GCACCAATCTCTGATGTGCCACGGTTTGTCCTGTTCTTCATCTCCTAcgggctccagctgctgctcttccttgTCTCAGGCTTCTCAGACATCGCCCCAGAAACAAAGGAAATCACGAAGAAG AACCCAGAGGTGACAGCCTCCTTCCTGAGCTCCATCACCTTCGAATGGTACACCAG catgGTTTTCAAGGGCTATCGCAAACCCTTGGAAATAGAGGATATCTGGGAATTGAAAGGTAAAGACAAGACACAGGCTATTTACGCTGTTTGGGAGAAGAACATGAAGACTGCAGTGAGAAAGGCCCAAGCAGAACTGGAGAAACGGAAACGCAAGAAGAGACGCCAGAAAGCTGACCCAGACCATGGGAACAACATGAGCAATGCCCAGAGCCAAGACATCCTGGTGCTG gaggagaagcagccaaagaggaagaagaagggggacaAAGGGGACTCTGGGCCTCGCAAGGATTTCCCCAGGGGCTGGTTGGTGAAAACTCTGTGCAAGACCTTCTGGCAGAACCTCCTGCTATCGGTGGCTTTCAAGCTGGTGCATGATGGACTTGTGTTTGTCAGTCCCCAGCTGCTGAA GCTGCTGATCGCCTTTGTGTCGGATGAGGCATCCTTTGCCTGGCAAGGCTATCTGTACGCCATCCTGCTCTTCCTGACGGCGCTGATCCAgtccctctgcctgcagcagtaCTTCAGCTTGTGCTTCCAGCTTGGCATAAAAGTGCGTGCGAGTCTCATCGCTGCCATCTACAAGAAG GCACTCACCATGTCCAGTGCCACCCGCAAGGAGTCCACGGTGGGAGAGACTGTGAACCTGATGTCAGCTGATGCCCAGAGGTTCATGGACATGGCCAACTTCGTTCACCAGCTGTGGTCATCCCCCCTGCAAATTATCCTGTCCATCGTCTTCCTCTGGGGAGAGCTAGGCCCCTCTGTCCTGGCTGGCATTGCAGTCATGGTGCTGCTGATCCCCATAAATGGGTTCCTGGTTGCCAAGGCCAAAACCATCCAG GTGAGGAACATGAAGAACAAGGATGAACGCATGAAAATAATGAGTGAAATCCTCAATGGAATCAAG ATCCTGAAGCTTTTTGCCTGGGAGCCCTCATTTGAGAAGCGAGTCAATGAGATCCGGGCACACGAGCTTAAGGACTTGGTGAACTTCAGTTATCTACAGTCAATCTCCATCTTCGTGTTCACCTGTGCCCCCTTTCTG GTCTCCTTGGCCAGCTTTGCTGTCTACGTGCTGGTGGATGAGAACAACATCCTGGATGCACAGAAGGCCTTTACTGCCATCTCCCTTTTCAATGTGCTGCGCTTCCCCATGGCCATGCTGCCCTTGGTCCTCTCTTCCCTGGTGCAG ACCAATGTGTCAACTGCAAGGCTGGAGCGCTACCTGGGCGGAGAAGACCTGGACTCCTCAGCTATCCACCACAACCCCATTGCAGGCAG TGCCGTGCGTTTCTCGGAGGCTACCTTTGCCTGGGAGCAGGACGGCAACGCTGCGATAAGAGA TGTCACCCTGGACATCGCACCTGGGAGCCTGGTGGCTGTGGTGGGGGCTGTGGGCTCAGGCAAATCTTCACTGGTATCAGCCATGCTCGGGGAGATGGAGAATATCAAGGGACACATCAACATCCAG GGCTCCCTGGCCTATGTTCCCCAGCAGGCCTGGATCCAGAATGCCACACTGAAAGACAACATCCTTTTTGGGTCAGAACTGGATGAAGCCAGGTATCAGCAGGTCATCAAGGCCTGCGCCCTCCTTCCAGACCTGGAATTGCTGCCTGCAGGTGACCAGACAGAGATTGGAGAGAAG GGCATTAACCTGAGTGGGGGCCAGAAGCAGAGAGTCAGCCTGGCCCGAGCAGTGTACAGCAACGCAGACATCTACATCCTGGATGACCCGTTGTCTGCTGTGGATGCTCACGTTGGCAAGTACCTCTTCAAGCATGTGCTGGGGCCTAAAGGGCTGCTGCAAAAGAAG ACACGGATCTTGGTGACGCACAGTATCAGTTTCCTGCCCCAGGTTGATAACATCGTGGTGCTAGTGGCAGGAGCAGTGTCTGAGCATGGCTCCTACAGCACCCTGCTTGCAAACAGGGGGGCCTTTGCCCAGTTCCTGAACTTGTACGGCAGCCAGGAGGAGGATGCTTCGGAGAAAAATACTACAG CTGTTGCTTTAGCTGGGGATGAAGAGCAGAGTGATGAAGACATTGAGCCTATTGTGGAGGAGAGCCTTGATGATGTGGTGACCATGACCCTGAAGCGAGAGGCTAGCATCCGTCAAAGAGAGTTCAGTCGCAG CCTTAGTAAAAGAAGCACCAATTCCTGGAATAAGGCCCAGGAAGAGCCCCCCAAGAAGCTGAAGGGCCAGCAACTGATCGAGAAAGAAGCTGTGGAAACTGGCAAG GTGAAGTTCTCCATGTACCTGCGGTACCTGCATGCTGTTGGCTTGTGGTATTCTTTCTGTGTTGCCGTGGGCTATGTTGGACAGTACGCTGCCTTCGTGGGGACCAACCTGTGGCTCAGCGCCTGGACTGATGATGCGGAGCGTTACCTGAACCAGACCTATCCCGTGGAGCAGCGAGACCTGCGGATTGGTGTCTTTGGGGCGCTGGGGGTGTCACAAG CTCTCTTCCTGCTATTTGCGACCCTCCTGTCTGCTCATGGTGCCATGCGAGCCTCCCGGGTTATGCATCAACAACTGCTCAGCAACATCCTGCGTGTGCCCATGAGCTTTTTTGACACGACCCCGACTGGCCGCATTGTGAATAGGTTTGCCAAG GACATCTTCACGATAGATGAGACCATTCCCATGTCCTTCCGCAGCTGGCTCTCCTGTTTCATGGCCATCATTAGCACGTTGCTCATGATCTCCCTGGCCACCCCATTCTTTGCTCTCATTATCATTCCCTTGAGCATCGTCTACTATTTTGTGCTG CGCTTCTATGTCTCCACATCACGCCAGCTACGGCGTCTGGACTCAGTCACCAGGTCTCCCATCTACTCCCACTTTGGTGAGACAGTGTCAGGCCTTTCTGTGATCCGGGCCTACGGACACCAACAACGGTTCCTGAAGCAAAATGAGAGCACCATGGACATAAATCAGAAAAGTGTTCACTCCTGGATAGTCTCAAACAG GTGGCTGGCCATCCGTCTGGAGTTCATTGGGAGCCTCGTGGTCTTCTTCTCTGGGCTTCTAGCAGTGATTTCAAAGGGCACTTTGGAGGGTGGCATCGTTGGTCTTTCTGTCTCCTCTGCCCTCAAT GTGACCCAGACACTGAATTGGCTGGTGCGGATGTCTTCGGAGCTGGAGACGAACATTGTGGCTGTGGAGCGGGTACATGAATACACGAAGGTGAAGAATGAG GCTCCATGGGTGACAGAAAAGCGTCCACCCTGTGGCTGGCCCAGCAAAGGAGAGATCCAGTTCGTTGACTATAAAGTTCGTTACCGACCTGAACTGGAGCTGGTTCTTCAGGGGATCACCTGCAATATTGCAGGCACCGAGAAG GTTGGGGTTGTGGGCCGGACAGGGGCTGGAAAATCCTCCCTCACCAACTGCCTCTTCCggctgctggaggctgctggAGGGTCAATCCTCATCGATGAGGTGGATATAGCGACGATTGGCCTCCATGACCTGCGCCAGAACCTCACCATCATCCCACAG GACCCTGTGCTCTTTACTGGCACCCTGCGAATGAACCTCGACCCCTTCGACCAGTACACAGACGAGGAGGTCTGGAAGGCCCTCGAGCTGGCCCACCTAAAGACATACGTGCAAGACCTTCCTGAGGGGCTGCTGCATCTTGTGAGCGAGGGAGGGGAGAACCTGAG TGTTGGGCAGAGGCAGCTGGTGTGCCTGGCCCGGGCTGTTCTCCGCAAAGCCAAGATCCTCATCCTGGATGAAGCAACAGCAGCTGTAGATCTGGAAACTGATAATTTAATCCAGACAACAATCCGCAGCGAGTTTGCTGACTGCACTGTCCTCACCATCGCCCACCGCCTCCACACCATCATGGACAGCAACAG GGTGATGGTGCTGCAGGCTGGGAGGATTGTGGAATACGACAGCCCTGAGGAGCTGCTCAAGAAGCAGGGCGTCTTCTCTGTGATGGCAAAGGACGCTGGCATCGTGAATACAGAAACCACCACGCTGTAG
- the ABCC2 gene encoding ATP-binding cassette sub-family C member 2 isoform X2 → MRDASACAETQGYFSASGRCPCSVGYCHFSHSSGEPCRLGLAPISDVPRFVLFFISYGLQLLLFLVSGFSDIAPETKEITKKNPEVTASFLSSITFEWYTSMVFKGYRKPLEIEDIWELKGKDKTQAIYAVWEKNMKTAVRKAQAELEKRKRKKRRQKADPDHGNNMSNAQSQDILVLEEKQPKRKKKGDKGDSGPRKDFPRGWLVKTLCKTFWQNLLLSVAFKLVHDGLVFVSPQLLKLLIAFVSDEASFAWQGYLYAILLFLTALIQSLCLQQYFSLCFQLGIKVRASLIAAIYKKALTMSSATRKESTVGETVNLMSADAQRFMDMANFVHQLWSSPLQIILSIVFLWGELGPSVLAGIAVMVLLIPINGFLVAKAKTIQVRNMKNKDERMKIMSEILNGIKILKLFAWEPSFEKRVNEIRAHELKDLVNFSYLQSISIFVFTCAPFLVSLASFAVYVLVDENNILDAQKAFTAISLFNVLRFPMAMLPLVLSSLVQTNVSTARLERYLGGEDLDSSAIHHNPIAGSAVRFSEATFAWEQDGNAAIRDVTLDIAPGSLVAVVGAVGSGKSSLVSAMLGEMENIKGHINIQGSLAYVPQQAWIQNATLKDNILFGSELDEARYQQVIKACALLPDLELLPAGDQTEIGEKGINLSGGQKQRVSLARAVYSNADIYILDDPLSAVDAHVGKYLFKHVLGPKGLLQKKTRILVTHSISFLPQVDNIVVLVAGAVSEHGSYSTLLANRGAFAQFLNLYGSQEEDASEKNTTAVALAGDEEQSDEDIEPIVEESLDDVVTMTLKREASIRQREFSRSLSKRSTNSWNKAQEEPPKKLKGQQLIEKEAVETGKVKFSMYLRYLHAVGLWYSFCVAVGYVGQYAAFVGTNLWLSAWTDDAERYLNQTYPVEQRDLRIGVFGALGVSQALFLLFATLLSAHGAMRASRVMHQQLLSNILRVPMSFFDTTPTGRIVNRFAKDIFTIDETIPMSFRSWLSCFMAIISTLLMISLATPFFALIIIPLSIVYYFVLRFYVSTSRQLRRLDSVTRSPIYSHFGETVSGLSVIRAYGHQQRFLKQNESTMDINQKSVHSWIVSNRWLAIRLEFIGSLVVFFSGLLAVISKGTLEGGIVGLSVSSALNVTQTLNWLVRMSSELETNIVAVERVHEYTKVKNEAPWVTEKRPPCGWPSKGEIQFVDYKVRYRPELELVLQGITCNIAGTEKVGVVGRTGAGKSSLTNCLFRLLEAAGGSILIDEVDIATIGLHDLRQNLTIIPQDPVLFTGTLRMNLDPFDQYTDEEVWKALELAHLKTYVQDLPEGLLHLVSEGGENLSVGQRQLVCLARAVLRKAKILILDEATAAVDLETDNLIQTTIRSEFADCTVLTIAHRLHTIMDSNRVMVLQAGRIVEYDSPEELLKKQGVFSVMAKDAGIVNTETTTL, encoded by the exons ATGCGCGACGCTTCTGCTTGTGCAGAGACTCAGGGATACTTTTCTGCTTCTGGACGCTGTCCCTGCTCTGTGGGATATTGCCATTTCAGTCACTCCTCCGGAGAGCCCTGCAGGTTGGGTTTG GCACCAATCTCTGATGTGCCACGGTTTGTCCTGTTCTTCATCTCCTAcgggctccagctgctgctcttccttgTCTCAGGCTTCTCAGACATCGCCCCAGAAACAAAGGAAATCACGAAGAAG AACCCAGAGGTGACAGCCTCCTTCCTGAGCTCCATCACCTTCGAATGGTACACCAG catgGTTTTCAAGGGCTATCGCAAACCCTTGGAAATAGAGGATATCTGGGAATTGAAAGGTAAAGACAAGACACAGGCTATTTACGCTGTTTGGGAGAAGAACATGAAGACTGCAGTGAGAAAGGCCCAAGCAGAACTGGAGAAACGGAAACGCAAGAAGAGACGCCAGAAAGCTGACCCAGACCATGGGAACAACATGAGCAATGCCCAGAGCCAAGACATCCTGGTGCTG gaggagaagcagccaaagaggaagaagaagggggacaAAGGGGACTCTGGGCCTCGCAAGGATTTCCCCAGGGGCTGGTTGGTGAAAACTCTGTGCAAGACCTTCTGGCAGAACCTCCTGCTATCGGTGGCTTTCAAGCTGGTGCATGATGGACTTGTGTTTGTCAGTCCCCAGCTGCTGAA GCTGCTGATCGCCTTTGTGTCGGATGAGGCATCCTTTGCCTGGCAAGGCTATCTGTACGCCATCCTGCTCTTCCTGACGGCGCTGATCCAgtccctctgcctgcagcagtaCTTCAGCTTGTGCTTCCAGCTTGGCATAAAAGTGCGTGCGAGTCTCATCGCTGCCATCTACAAGAAG GCACTCACCATGTCCAGTGCCACCCGCAAGGAGTCCACGGTGGGAGAGACTGTGAACCTGATGTCAGCTGATGCCCAGAGGTTCATGGACATGGCCAACTTCGTTCACCAGCTGTGGTCATCCCCCCTGCAAATTATCCTGTCCATCGTCTTCCTCTGGGGAGAGCTAGGCCCCTCTGTCCTGGCTGGCATTGCAGTCATGGTGCTGCTGATCCCCATAAATGGGTTCCTGGTTGCCAAGGCCAAAACCATCCAG GTGAGGAACATGAAGAACAAGGATGAACGCATGAAAATAATGAGTGAAATCCTCAATGGAATCAAG ATCCTGAAGCTTTTTGCCTGGGAGCCCTCATTTGAGAAGCGAGTCAATGAGATCCGGGCACACGAGCTTAAGGACTTGGTGAACTTCAGTTATCTACAGTCAATCTCCATCTTCGTGTTCACCTGTGCCCCCTTTCTG GTCTCCTTGGCCAGCTTTGCTGTCTACGTGCTGGTGGATGAGAACAACATCCTGGATGCACAGAAGGCCTTTACTGCCATCTCCCTTTTCAATGTGCTGCGCTTCCCCATGGCCATGCTGCCCTTGGTCCTCTCTTCCCTGGTGCAG ACCAATGTGTCAACTGCAAGGCTGGAGCGCTACCTGGGCGGAGAAGACCTGGACTCCTCAGCTATCCACCACAACCCCATTGCAGGCAG TGCCGTGCGTTTCTCGGAGGCTACCTTTGCCTGGGAGCAGGACGGCAACGCTGCGATAAGAGA TGTCACCCTGGACATCGCACCTGGGAGCCTGGTGGCTGTGGTGGGGGCTGTGGGCTCAGGCAAATCTTCACTGGTATCAGCCATGCTCGGGGAGATGGAGAATATCAAGGGACACATCAACATCCAG GGCTCCCTGGCCTATGTTCCCCAGCAGGCCTGGATCCAGAATGCCACACTGAAAGACAACATCCTTTTTGGGTCAGAACTGGATGAAGCCAGGTATCAGCAGGTCATCAAGGCCTGCGCCCTCCTTCCAGACCTGGAATTGCTGCCTGCAGGTGACCAGACAGAGATTGGAGAGAAG GGCATTAACCTGAGTGGGGGCCAGAAGCAGAGAGTCAGCCTGGCCCGAGCAGTGTACAGCAACGCAGACATCTACATCCTGGATGACCCGTTGTCTGCTGTGGATGCTCACGTTGGCAAGTACCTCTTCAAGCATGTGCTGGGGCCTAAAGGGCTGCTGCAAAAGAAG ACACGGATCTTGGTGACGCACAGTATCAGTTTCCTGCCCCAGGTTGATAACATCGTGGTGCTAGTGGCAGGAGCAGTGTCTGAGCATGGCTCCTACAGCACCCTGCTTGCAAACAGGGGGGCCTTTGCCCAGTTCCTGAACTTGTACGGCAGCCAGGAGGAGGATGCTTCGGAGAAAAATACTACAG CTGTTGCTTTAGCTGGGGATGAAGAGCAGAGTGATGAAGACATTGAGCCTATTGTGGAGGAGAGCCTTGATGATGTGGTGACCATGACCCTGAAGCGAGAGGCTAGCATCCGTCAAAGAGAGTTCAGTCGCAG CCTTAGTAAAAGAAGCACCAATTCCTGGAATAAGGCCCAGGAAGAGCCCCCCAAGAAGCTGAAGGGCCAGCAACTGATCGAGAAAGAAGCTGTGGAAACTGGCAAG GTGAAGTTCTCCATGTACCTGCGGTACCTGCATGCTGTTGGCTTGTGGTATTCTTTCTGTGTTGCCGTGGGCTATGTTGGACAGTACGCTGCCTTCGTGGGGACCAACCTGTGGCTCAGCGCCTGGACTGATGATGCGGAGCGTTACCTGAACCAGACCTATCCCGTGGAGCAGCGAGACCTGCGGATTGGTGTCTTTGGGGCGCTGGGGGTGTCACAAG CTCTCTTCCTGCTATTTGCGACCCTCCTGTCTGCTCATGGTGCCATGCGAGCCTCCCGGGTTATGCATCAACAACTGCTCAGCAACATCCTGCGTGTGCCCATGAGCTTTTTTGACACGACCCCGACTGGCCGCATTGTGAATAGGTTTGCCAAG GACATCTTCACGATAGATGAGACCATTCCCATGTCCTTCCGCAGCTGGCTCTCCTGTTTCATGGCCATCATTAGCACGTTGCTCATGATCTCCCTGGCCACCCCATTCTTTGCTCTCATTATCATTCCCTTGAGCATCGTCTACTATTTTGTGCTG CGCTTCTATGTCTCCACATCACGCCAGCTACGGCGTCTGGACTCAGTCACCAGGTCTCCCATCTACTCCCACTTTGGTGAGACAGTGTCAGGCCTTTCTGTGATCCGGGCCTACGGACACCAACAACGGTTCCTGAAGCAAAATGAGAGCACCATGGACATAAATCAGAAAAGTGTTCACTCCTGGATAGTCTCAAACAG GTGGCTGGCCATCCGTCTGGAGTTCATTGGGAGCCTCGTGGTCTTCTTCTCTGGGCTTCTAGCAGTGATTTCAAAGGGCACTTTGGAGGGTGGCATCGTTGGTCTTTCTGTCTCCTCTGCCCTCAAT GTGACCCAGACACTGAATTGGCTGGTGCGGATGTCTTCGGAGCTGGAGACGAACATTGTGGCTGTGGAGCGGGTACATGAATACACGAAGGTGAAGAATGAG GCTCCATGGGTGACAGAAAAGCGTCCACCCTGTGGCTGGCCCAGCAAAGGAGAGATCCAGTTCGTTGACTATAAAGTTCGTTACCGACCTGAACTGGAGCTGGTTCTTCAGGGGATCACCTGCAATATTGCAGGCACCGAGAAG GTTGGGGTTGTGGGCCGGACAGGGGCTGGAAAATCCTCCCTCACCAACTGCCTCTTCCggctgctggaggctgctggAGGGTCAATCCTCATCGATGAGGTGGATATAGCGACGATTGGCCTCCATGACCTGCGCCAGAACCTCACCATCATCCCACAG GACCCTGTGCTCTTTACTGGCACCCTGCGAATGAACCTCGACCCCTTCGACCAGTACACAGACGAGGAGGTCTGGAAGGCCCTCGAGCTGGCCCACCTAAAGACATACGTGCAAGACCTTCCTGAGGGGCTGCTGCATCTTGTGAGCGAGGGAGGGGAGAACCTGAG TGTTGGGCAGAGGCAGCTGGTGTGCCTGGCCCGGGCTGTTCTCCGCAAAGCCAAGATCCTCATCCTGGATGAAGCAACAGCAGCTGTAGATCTGGAAACTGATAATTTAATCCAGACAACAATCCGCAGCGAGTTTGCTGACTGCACTGTCCTCACCATCGCCCACCGCCTCCACACCATCATGGACAGCAACAG GGTGATGGTGCTGCAGGCTGGGAGGATTGTGGAATACGACAGCCCTGAGGAGCTGCTCAAGAAGCAGGGCGTCTTCTCTGTGATGGCAAAGGACGCTGGCATCGTGAATACAGAAACCACCACGCTGTAG